A genomic region of Scomber japonicus isolate fScoJap1 chromosome 5, fScoJap1.pri, whole genome shotgun sequence contains the following coding sequences:
- the ehf gene encoding ETS homologous factor: MSVTPTTTLDSQLTTTWGPNNSYPDVPMVMSGYTSRLWPHDSQPQFWSKYQVWEWLQQVMDMHQIDASNIPFQNFDMDGHQLCSLSYQDFIRAAGSVGPILFHSLTELKWSGQYHVEIGQLELKPELDFSCPFPDVSYPPGEIYDPSIHPLPVASPTPSSPDIKRSYSRPHQVKKHNPRGTHLWEFIRDILLNPERNPGLIKWEDRTEGVFRFLKSEAVAQLWGKKKNNSSMTYEKLSRAMRYYYKREILERVDGRRLVYKFGRNARGWRESEK, translated from the exons ATGAGCGTCACTCCAACCACCACCCTGGACAGTCAGTTGACCACTACCTGGGGCCCCAATAACTCCTACCCTGATG TTCCAATGGTGATGTCTGGTTACACAAGTCGCCTGTGGCCTCATGACTCCCAGCCTCAGTTCTGGAGTAAGTACCAGGTGTGGGAGTGGCTGCAGCAAGTCATGGACATGCACCAGATCGATGCCTCCAACATTCCCTTCCAAAACTTTGATATGGACGGCCATCAGCTCTGCAGCCTGAGCTACCAGGACTTCATCCGTGCCGCAGGCAGTGTGGGACCCATTCTCTTccacagcctcacagagctcaAGTGGAGTG GACAGTACCATGTGGAAATAGGGCAACTGGAACTCAAACCAGAAC tagACTTTTCCTGTCCATTTCCAGATGTCAGCTATCCCCCTGGAG AAATCTACGACCCCTCGATCCACCCCCTTCCCGTCGCCTCCCCGACCCCCTCTAGCCCTG aCATAAAAAGATCTTACAGTCGTCCACATCAGGTCAAAAAACACA ACCCAAGAGGTACCCATTTATGGGAGTTCATCAGGGACATTCTACTGAACCCTGAGCGCAACCCAGGGCTGATAAAGTGGGAGGATCGGACAGAGGGGGTTTTCCGCTTCCTAAAGTCAGAGGCGGTGGCACAGTTATGGGGCAAGAAGAAGAATAACAGCAGCATGACCTACGAGAAACTGAGTCGTGCAATGAG ATATTACTACAAAAGGGAAATCTTAGAACGAGTAGACGGACGCAGACTGGTTTACAAATTTGGAAGGAATGcaagaggatggagggagtcAGAGAAGTGA